From the Paenibacillus sp. R14(2021) genome, the window AACACTTGAAAAGCAACCTGATTAATAACCTCAGGCATGACTGGGTTGACTTTGCCTGGCATGATGGATGAGCCTGGCTGTCTGGCCGGCAGCATGATCTCATTGAAACCTGTACGTGGACCAGAGGCCATCAATCGTAAATCATTCGCAATTTTGGACATATTCATCATACATACCTTTAGAGCTGCCGACACTTCGGTATAAGCATCCGTATTCTGAGTGGCATCGACAAGATGACTCGCAGTTTTTAACGGTAAACCGCTGATCTCCGCCAAATGTTTGACGACAAGCTTAATATAACGCGGGTCAGCATTTAATCCTGTTCCGACTGCCGTTGCTCCCATATTGACTTCATATAGATGCTGACGCGAACGCGCAATTCGCTCAATATCCCGTTGCAATACGCGGCTGTAAGCTTCAAACTCCTGTCCTAGACGAATGGGCACTGCATCCTGGAGGTGAGTTCTGCCCATTTTGATAACGGGGTCAAACTCTTCCGCTTTTTGCACAAAAACGCTGTGCATGGTTTTCATCGTCTCCAGCAGCTTCTCCATCAGAGACAGAACGGCAATATGAATGGCCGTTGGAAACGCATCATTGGTCGATTGTGCCATGTTTACATGCGAATTCGGGCTTAATTGCGTATAGTCACCTTTTTCTTTACCGAGCAATTCCAGCGCCCGGTTAGCGATGACCTCGTTCGTATTCATATTAACAGAGGTGCCAGCCCCTCCTTGAATGGGATCAACAATAAACTGCTCATGCCATTTGCCGTTAATGATTTCGTCAGCGGCTTTGACAATAACATCGCCTAGGCCGTGATACAAGCTTTTTACTTCCATATTGGCTAGAGCTGCTGCCTTCTTAACGATCGCCATAGATTTGATCAACTCTTCATGGATCCTGTAGCCTGTAATCGGAAAATTTTCAACAGCACGAAGGGTTTGAATGCCGTAATAGGCATCGATGGCGACTTCTTTCGTCCCCAGAAAATCTTTTTCTATGCGAAATTCAGCGTTAGCGTTTGTCACGATTCATCTCCCCTAATCATAAGGCTAGACAATTCAATACGAGCAACACCGCTTTCGATAGCTGCTTTCTTGACGCTCTCGGAGACTACCGCTGCCACTCTAGGATCAAATGGATTTGGAATAATAAATTCCGGCTTCAGCTCGCTTTCGGAGATCAAGGATGCTATGGCATACACAGCTGCTATTTTCATCTCTTCATTGATCTCCGATGCGCGGACATCCAGCGTTCCTCGAAATATTCCCGGAAAAGCGAGGACGTTGTTGATCTGATTCGGAAAATCCGAGCGGCCTGTTCCGATCACTTTTGCACCGGCTGCTATGGCTTCTTCCGGCATAATTTCCGGCATGGGATTGGCCATGGCAAATATAATCGAATCCGTGTTCATAGATTTCACCATTTCGGTGTCAATAGCTCCTTCGACCGACACGCCTATAAATACATCGGAGCCTCGCATTACATCTGCCAGCGTTCCTTTTTTTTGCTCTTTATTTGTAAATTGAGCCACTTCATCTTTAATTTTGTTCATTCCAGCGGGGCGATCTTTATAGATAGTTCCCTTCGTATCGCAAAGAATAATGTCTTCTACGCCCATCGTATGAAGCAGCTTAACGATGGCAATACCAGCAGCTCCAGCTCCGTTAACGACCACACGGATCTGACCCAAGGATTTATTCACGAGCTTCAGAGCGTTTACTAATCCTGCGGCTGTTACAATCGCTGTCCCGTGCTGGTCATCGTGAAACACAGGAATAGTAAGTTCTGCTCGCAATCTTTGTTCGATCTCAAAACAGCGCGGGGCCGAAATATCCTCTAGGTTTATGCCCCCAAACGTAGGCTCAAGCCATTTAACAGCAGCTACGATTTCATCCACATCTGTGGTGTTCAGGCAAATAGGAAAAGCATCAACGTCGGCAAAAGCCTTGAACAGCAGTGCTTTCCCCTCCATGACCGGCATGGCCGCCTGCGGACCAATGTTACCCAAGCCAAGCACGGCTGTTCCATCCGTTACGACTGCTACCAGATTCCCTTTGATCGTGTACGTATACACTTCCTTTTCGTTCTCAAAAATTTCTTTACAGGGCTCAGCTACACCAGGAGAATAGGCCAGACTCAAATCACGCACGTCCTTAAGCCCCACCTTCGAACATACGCCCAATTTTCCCTTGTTCTCCCTATGAACTTTCAAGGCCTCACTGCGTAATTGCAACATCTCTATTTCCTCCTACATAGGTTGTCTAGAACACTATTTATTGGGTGTTACCAAGGTTCCGACTGGTCCGCTTACAATATGACCATCTTTCATGACGACTTTTCCACCGACAATCGTTGCTACTGGCATACCTTTTACTTTGAAGCCGTCAAAAGCCGACACCTTTGTCTTACTGTGCAAATGTTCCTTTTTGATTTCTGCTTCCTTTTCCATATCTACAATGGTAATATCTGCATCGGAGCCGACCTGCAATGCCCCTTTTTGCGGATAGATTCCGTACTGCTTTGCTGGATTTTCAGACAGCAATGCTGCTG encodes:
- a CDS encoding NADP-dependent malic enzyme, translating into MQLRSEALKVHRENKGKLGVCSKVGLKDVRDLSLAYSPGVAEPCKEIFENEKEVYTYTIKGNLVAVVTDGTAVLGLGNIGPQAAMPVMEGKALLFKAFADVDAFPICLNTTDVDEIVAAVKWLEPTFGGINLEDISAPRCFEIEQRLRAELTIPVFHDDQHGTAIVTAAGLVNALKLVNKSLGQIRVVVNGAGAAGIAIVKLLHTMGVEDIILCDTKGTIYKDRPAGMNKIKDEVAQFTNKEQKKGTLADVMRGSDVFIGVSVEGAIDTEMVKSMNTDSIIFAMANPMPEIMPEEAIAAGAKVIGTGRSDFPNQINNVLAFPGIFRGTLDVRASEINEEMKIAAVYAIASLISESELKPEFIIPNPFDPRVAAVVSESVKKAAIESGVARIELSSLMIRGDES
- the aspA gene encoding aspartate ammonia-lyase, which gives rise to MTNANAEFRIEKDFLGTKEVAIDAYYGIQTLRAVENFPITGYRIHEELIKSMAIVKKAAALANMEVKSLYHGLGDVIVKAADEIINGKWHEQFIVDPIQGGAGTSVNMNTNEVIANRALELLGKEKGDYTQLSPNSHVNMAQSTNDAFPTAIHIAVLSLMEKLLETMKTMHSVFVQKAEEFDPVIKMGRTHLQDAVPIRLGQEFEAYSRVLQRDIERIARSRQHLYEVNMGATAVGTGLNADPRYIKLVVKHLAEISGLPLKTASHLVDATQNTDAYTEVSAALKVCMMNMSKIANDLRLMASGPRTGFNEIMLPARQPGSSIMPGKVNPVMPEVINQVAFQVFGNDHTISLASEAGQLELNVMEPVLFFNLIQSISIMNNVFRVFTEFCLRGIEANKDKLARDVENSVGIITAINPHLGYETVSRIAREAILTGESVRTLCLKYNVLTEEELDLILNPFEMTHPGIAGSDKRSRINF